CTGTAAAGTCAGGCTCTTTCTTGGTCTATTCGAATTATGTCAACCTAAACAAGGTAACCTTTTGCATTCTCTGTCAAGCCAGTGCTGTTTCTTGTAGTATTTTTTCTCGTGGTTTATGAGATATACACACAATGTCACTATGTTTGAGCTTTGTGTTGGGCCTGTAGTTCATTAGCCTTCCATGTGGATGTagcttgatttgatatttttttcgAAGTGGGTGTTCCTTCACATACTGTTTAGAGActgatttaaattttgaatttgctGCGGGCAGGGAACAATGGGCTCCATCAAAGTTTGATTTAAGGGTTTAAAACTACACGTTCACAACGGATCTGGATCGTCTTCTAAGGTAGGGCTTTTTATCTGTGCTGTATGGTATGCGGAATGGTATGGACAACGTTTTCGTGTGAATTTTCAGATGCCTATAATCTGTATGTGGTTTTTTATCAACGTTTTCATGgtgttttcctttttcttttcctttcttccatGGATTTGCTATTGAACGCCATCATTCTCGTGCCTTCTATCTATGCAATATTTGTCGATGGGGTTGTACCTTGTGATGTTTATTTGTAAATCATAAGACACCCACTTGCCAAATCGGTCTTCTTTTACCTTGATCCGTGGGGTGTAGATTTGTCTaaaattttcactattttttttaaaagaaaaacgcCCTAATTTTTTGTTTTGGGGTTCATGCAGTTATCTGTGAAGGAACCAAAATGGTTGTTGCTGCAGCAGCAATGATGATGGGTTCGGCAACTCCGCACACACAGAACAAGATCTCTTCGTCTTCTCCAGGGAATGCAACAATGAAGGTGGGTGCTCCTGAGAGTGTTGATGTCAAGTCAAAGAAATCGTCCTCCGCCTACAAGGGAGTTCAAGTTAATGGAAACGCTCATGCAGGTGTGAAGATCAATGGCACCAAGGTCAATGGCACTGCTGTTGATAGCTTAAACATGAAGAATAATGTCGGATTGAAGgattttgtagaagaagaaagcCCTGCTAAAAGCAGGATCAATATGCTCCCAGATTGGAGTGTTCTTCTTGCAGCTATTGCTACTATTATCTTGGCAGCTGAAAAACAGTGGACAGATTTTGATTGGAAGCCGAGGAAACCGGACATGTTTGGTGATGTTTTTAGGCTGGGGAGGTTTGTGGAAGACAGTTTTGTGTTCAGGCAGAATTTTGCAATAAGGTCATATGAGGTCGGTGCAGATAAAACGGCTTCTATTGAAACTTTGATGAACCATCTTCAAGTAAGTGGAGACTTTGTAACCGACAGTGTACTTCTGAATGGAATAAGATAGGTTTTATGGTTGGCCTTAAAGGATTAATATTTTTAGGTTTTGATGGTGTATTGAGAGGAGATGAAACTAGTTCTGAAGGCTTTTTAGTACGAGTTCAAAGATTTTAAGACAATTGGATTACTGGTACTCTGATTTGAATATTCAAGTTCTGAAGACCATTTGCCTTTGCTATGCAGGAAACAGCTCTGAATCATGTTTGGCTTTCTGGGCTAGCAGGGGATGGGTTTGGGGCTACCGTCGAGATGAGTCGAAGAAATCTTATGTGGGTTGTAGCTCGCATGCAAATTCAAGTGGAAAGATATCCCTCCTGGTAATATTTTCTGTTGACTTTTATTAGATTGTTGTACAAGCCAATTCTTGGTAAAGCCAGTTAGCATTGACGTAAATATCACTACATGGTCTTAATGTTTGAAAGTTAAAAAATTTGGTTAATCCCCTATACGGAAAACTCTCTTCAAGTTTTAACCAGCACAAACTTCTCGCATAGAATAATACTAGCCTCAAGTACAAGGAAGCTGTTAGCCAGATTGAACATCTATCAAAGAATAAAAGTAGCTTTTAATTTTAAGCAGTTGTGACCTTCTTTCATTTATTCTACGAGTCTACAGTCTGGACTACACCAGTAGTCAAATGGCTTCTCTGATGATTTGTGGTTCTCCTTTCTAATTTTGTTTGATGCCACCTTGCTAAATACAATTGCCTATCCACTCATGGGAAACATTGTGTGCATTATTCTGTTAAATAGCTATTGTACTTGTCAAGTTTGAACACTTTGTGATGTATTTTTTACGAGAATTATGTGATACTGGATACAAGGTTGCTTAGAGTTGTGTGATTTCATGTTacacttttccttttttttatCTGATGGAAACAGCCAGATGACATAGATGCTGGCATCTCTGCAGGCATGTGCAGGGGGCTCCTGTCTGTCAAAGTCAACCGAGTGTTGAACCTGTCCTGAATGTGCCTACAAGGGTTTTCACCTTGGTGGATGGCTTTATCACATACCATCGTCCTCACCAATTGTGCACAACCAATTGAGTTGCAACCCTTTGGTCTTGTTACATTTTTTACTCAAGCAATTTACAAAAATATCATTGACCATCGTTAGCGCACAATCACCATGACTTCTTACCTTATAATTTAGCCTGTGTTTGTTTTGAACTTAAGGATTGATACTTTTCAATGATTTTTCCCAAATGACCTGAAGGTAGGAGACTTGGAGTTTTGTAAACCTTTTCGCCATAATTATTCTTTGTGGCATGCTTCTGCAGATTTTCACGGTAACACTACACTTACATGCCAATGACACAACGTTGCTAGAGCAAAAAGTATTTCATTTACTTGGGTTCAGAGCTGAAAAGCAGAGGAGGATGATGCGAATAATTTTTTCCTCACTCTTCTCAGTTAGTTCTCCTTTTCTCTGTCCTTATCTCTGTCCTTTCTGTGTCATCACCATTTACCTTTAGGCATTTCAGTGGTTTTTTCTGTGTCATCACCATTGCCTTTTGGGCATTTCAGTAGTTTCtcaaatgattttttaaatttatccTATCTAGTCAACCTGCATGTTCTATAGGTTCTCATCTAATAGTTTGCAAGCTGCTGCCTGTCAGTCTGTCAACCGTAATTGCTTAGCCTTTTTGGGGCAGCATTCATCATGCGTTGGTGCATTAAATAATTTGTGTTGTTTCTCACGTTTGAGCTTTTTCAAGATAATCTTTGAGAACAGTACGTTAAGTCTTTTATGTTGTCTCAACGTTTGAACATCTTCAAGACAATCTTTGATTAATGAGTTTATACGCATGAAAATTGTGGAATCTTGGACCCAAGGCAATTTATGTGTTAAAATCAAATGATATCTTAGCTCCAGTTATTAGAGTTTAATACATGTTTAGGTTTTCTTCCTTCATCAGTGCAGCAGTACACTACAGTTTCCCCTCAGCAATGAAGTGTACCCAACATCAGCCTTGGCTTATGTGCAAGTGGGTTGAAGGCACGGTCAAAAGCAGCAAGAGTGTGGGGCAGTAGCGTTGGCAGTTATTCTTCTTAGCAGGGCACTTTCAACAGATTCAGAGCAACACTGAGCTTTTTATCTTTTCTTATTTTAATTCTGGGTGCATTTTTCTTGCGTGTTTGCTTTTCTTATTTTTCCAACGTAATGGTTTCGGTTGGGGTTCTGGAATGCTGGTATGGCAACTTTTTCTTGGGGGTCAGGTATGTTCTGGGTATCtgtacaaaaaaatataaaaaccataaatatatgtatattttagcCTAAAAACAAGAGTTAAGTTCAGATAACCGTATAGCATGCATATTGTCATGTACTTTGATGTCAATTTTGCAAACCTGATATTCGttgtttaatatttaaattaaaaaatatacgcGAAAGAAAAAGGAAGCGTGTTCCATCTTGCATCCTTCAAATGCTTTTTGCATtagatcaagatgtcatctaatATGCATGCCAACCATGCTGTTCATAGTTGTGTGCTTGCATATGACATCCGGATATGTTTATCATAGGATTTGGTTGATGCCTCAACTGCCTTGCTAATGTGGAGTGCCAGTTGAGGCTCCAATCTCTTTGCTAATGTGGAGTGCCAGTTGAGACCCCAATCTCTTTGCCAATGTTGAGTGCCAATTGAGATCAGTTATcttcaaagttgcatggacacggatacgGATACGGATACAAATACAGATACAGATACcgccattttttaagacccccaatatggatatggCTGGATACGTCATTCATAAAAAACATACACATATTTagcacaattttctaagttattcgaggagattttcattacttcaaaggcaatatagacacataattgctacataaataatgacaagttgatttaacattttacaatatgcaaaaatagtagagttgcattggaaacTAACCCAACAAGTGAGTCTCActgaaatagaaaaatatttcatttgtctttctcatttagtGAAGGTTCTGTTTataccatttaaaaaaaataaaaaaatgcaatgaagttttttaaaattaaaaataggaagatttacgtcaaatttttaaaaaatcaaattacaTAGTATCTAGCATGGTTGGAAATCGAGGTTTTTTGGGCATGCGTGGGTACAGTATTTGACGTGTATCTAGGCTGTATCAGATACGGGCTAAGTCACAGGTTACGGcaattttcatggatgaggttcgaatttaatcgaatttcaaacttttataaaaaaaatcgtTCAAATTCGGCCATAAAAAAATTCTGCTAAAAAGTGGGCAGACGGCCTCTTTAAACACACAACTCACTCCCGTGGCTGCCATCGCTGCCGCCTGCCCTAGTCACCGTTGCTGCCGCCTGCTGTAGTCACCGTCGCTGCCATTGCCATTGCTGCCACCTGCCGTAGTTGCTTTCGCTGCCATTGCCATCGCTCCCGTGTTCAGATAGACGCCCGAGCTCTCAAATTTTATTAGTTATTTTGACATTGCTCCAGTGTTGTAAACAATATTGAGTAATAGTAATGTATTCAATGTTGTAAATTTTCTTAGTTATTAGTTAATTTAAATTACACGCAATAGTAATTAAGTATTCGATATTGTCTGatgtagttttatttttttattgtaataaattAGTAATCAGGTAAAAGGTATATTGAATGCATTCAAAAATATACAGTAATAAGTTATTATGTATATTTTTTAATGCATTCGATATACATTATTAGTTATATTTTTTAATGCATTAGTTATATTATTAGCTATATTAGTTACATTagttataatttattagaagtattgcatatatttaaaaataaacaaaattatataaggcgaatttaatctgattttttttttctattttttcccttgttgaatttcatccgaatttcatgactgttgaattcgaaccttgtgacttaggatACGGTCATACACGTGCCtagggagggacaaaggagtttctGGCTACTCTGGTTATCTTACTTGCTAATGATAGGAATATGGCATTGTGATTGGTGCTGTTTGATGTGGGTGGTGGGATTGATGCCTCAACTGCCTTGTTGATGGGGAGTGCCAGTAGATGCCAGTTGAGACGCCAATCTCTTTGCTAATGTTGGGTGCCAATTGTGATCAGTTATCTTACTTTCTAATTATAGGAGTATATCATTGTGGTTGGTGCTGTTTGATGTGAGCGTGGGACCAATCTAGACACCATTTTTGAGAAACTATTTTTCAATTTTCAGGTTTATTATGCTAAAGAATCAATATGGTATCCCAATGTGAGAAGACCCAGTTTCATTTGAAGTTTATCCAGTTCAGATGTAGCACTAAAATACCAGAATTTCCACCTCATTGACACcagaaaagaagaatgaagatgaacaAAAAAATGTCAGTCCAAGAAGCAATTTAAAAGGAAAAAAACACTGCAGTCCACAGAAGGCTTAAGGCTTGCTCTGGGCGCAGATTTTGGGCCCCTGATTCACCTGGGTACATTTGGGGTCCAAAATCTGCCTTGTCTGCATCCACAGCCAAGTGGAATGGACTGTGAACCCAGACCTGAAGCCAGGCCTTTTCGTAAATGAACTGGTCATGTGGTTATTTTTAGATTGCATTTTAAATTCTTTGAGTTGGCTGCTGCTGTTCTTGTATTAGAACAAGGTTCCTTTTTTCTATAGTTGCTTTCTGATGTATGTGGGTGCAGCCAGGGCCCACAATCTGCACCCTGTCCAGACCTTAACTGGTCCCTTTTCTGAACGAACTGGTAAAACAGTTAGTTTTAGAGTGGATTCTAAATTCTGTGAGCTGGCTGCTCTTCTTTTTTTAGAACAAGGCACTCTTTTTCTTTAGTTGCTTTCGGTTTTAGGTTTATTTTTTAGCCCAGACACCTAGATGGGGATTTTTCATTGTAATCCCAAGCATTCTTTTATGCTATCAAAGAGACCTAAAGCCCACCAGTACCACTCAAAACAAATAGAGAGAGTATATTTGAGTTTTGAGGTTGGCCAGTGTAATTCTTTCAGTTTTAATGGAAGATAGATGCAGTACTGATAGTTCAGATTTGTGagtatttgtttgtattttcagtaGTATGTGTTTGTGGTAGTGTACTCAGATCTTCTGTTTTGATTGGAGTTTTTTGTTTTAAGCTTCTTTGCATTTAGGGCTAATTTTATAAGTGCAGAGTCTGCTTACTATGACCTGAAAATTTAATAACAGTTAACGTGAATTTTGACTCTTGAATAGTTCAGCTAAATTTGGTTTAAGGCCAGATTCCTAAATGATATAAAACAGTCACATTGAGCATTTTGTAGTCCTATTCATCTAAATGAATTTGTTTTGGCAGATCTTTGATGCACTTGCTGTTTTCATTCTAGTAGCACTAATTTGACAATGACACTGCATGCTTGAAGATTTTTGAAAAAGGTTTAAGTGGCTAAAAACTtggaattttttgaaaaagttaaaCATTAGAAAAATAGAATACAAATTGTTTTCAGTGCATGTAATGCCTTAAAAAGCATCCCGTGTCTCATAATTATCATCAATGGGGGATAATCTTAGCTTGATACCTTTTGCTATTCATAAGTAAATGGAGCTTCCAGAGTCAACTTTTAATAGATTTTTAGTTGTGAAGAGCTTGATTCTGTATatactaaaaaatatttttatgatgCAATTATGAAAAGTTTTATGTAATATCATTAGAAGCTTTAGGATAAATAAGTTTGATTTCTTGTGTCTGCAAATTTGGTTAAATGTTTGAAAATATGTAATGTTCTCTGACAGCCCATGGTTTTTTATCTTG
This genomic stretch from Cryptomeria japonica chromosome 8, Sugi_1.0, whole genome shotgun sequence harbors:
- the LOC131063719 gene encoding palmitoyl-acyl carrier protein thioesterase, chloroplastic isoform X2; its protein translation is MVVAAAAMMMGSATPHTQNKISSSSPGNATMKVGAPESVDVKSKKSSSAYKGVQVNGNAHAGVKINGTKVNGTAVDSLNMKNNVGLKDFVEEESPAKSRINMLPDWSVLLAAIATIILAAEKQWTDFDWKPRKPDMFGDVFRLGRFVEDSFVFRQNFAIRSYEVGADKTASIETLMNHLQETALNHVWLSGLAGDGFGATVEMSRRNLMWVVARMQIQVERYPSWGDVVEIDTWVGASGKNGMRRDWLVRDIKTNEVLTRATSTWVMMNRKTRKLSKIPDAVREEIEPYFTDRQVIVAEDTRKLHKLDDDTAQYICSNLTPRWSDLDVNQHVNNVKYIGWILESLPTSILEVNELANITLEYRRECGPSHILQSLASPQVVDGMGSASFMHAEEPPDTCKSSPAPQFMHLLRLQDEGSEILKARTEWRPKGSKMVVHNL
- the LOC131063719 gene encoding palmitoyl-acyl carrier protein thioesterase, chloroplastic isoform X1 → MPIIFICEGTKMVVAAAAMMMGSATPHTQNKISSSSPGNATMKVGAPESVDVKSKKSSSAYKGVQVNGNAHAGVKINGTKVNGTAVDSLNMKNNVGLKDFVEEESPAKSRINMLPDWSVLLAAIATIILAAEKQWTDFDWKPRKPDMFGDVFRLGRFVEDSFVFRQNFAIRSYEVGADKTASIETLMNHLQETALNHVWLSGLAGDGFGATVEMSRRNLMWVVARMQIQVERYPSWGDVVEIDTWVGASGKNGMRRDWLVRDIKTNEVLTRATSTWVMMNRKTRKLSKIPDAVREEIEPYFTDRQVIVAEDTRKLHKLDDDTAQYICSNLTPRWSDLDVNQHVNNVKYIGWILESLPTSILEVNELANITLEYRRECGPSHILQSLASPQVVDGMGSASFMHAEEPPDTCKSSPAPQFMHLLRLQDEGSEILKARTEWRPKGSKMVVHNL